aaataataaattttcttgtattttaaattgaaaagggtcttactttaacaaacatgaatttcattattatacttatattcagttaagagtaaattaaaaagaaagtctctcctgaaaaattattattttttgacttATGTACCTTTTCCTGCTGACCAAAGAATTTTAATATGTGGAGAAACTCAGACTGTCGTAAAAGAACGGTTTGAGAAATGTTCCAATAATGTTAAATCCTGAGCTGGTTTTGAGAATGTAGTCAACTGATGATGCGTCGAAAGATATGTTGGTACTGGTTTGTAATGCATTTTGAATTGCTTGTGGGAACAAGCCTATAGTATCAGCATATAATTGAAGCGTGATGCCTTCTATTGTGTTGTAGGGACAGTGAGCATCCTTGCCTCCAGTCGCGTGCGCGGTGCAGTTGGAGTAGAATCTGTGCACAGTGCAGTGGCAGATGCTAAACATAATGCGGTACTCAACAAGGCAAGCAACGTGGAGTTCATTCCAGGACTGGCAGAGAAGGTGAGTGTAGACTTAATGTACTGTAAAatagatatacagtagaaccccaattatccgtcaccctattaaccgatcgtcGGATTATCTGACATCTTTCTctccctcttttctttctttctttctttgctgcgaaaaaaaaaaatgtagtactATACCTTacattattacttattttttctagagtgtattattacaagcctttacccttacacaCTACTACTGCCGGCAAAAAGAACAGTTACTTgaaggtgtttttcccaacttttaaaataatcactacctgccttcaaagaaatggtcccaagaacttccacacaattTATAGCAAACCCGTGCAGCATTCAGTCCCTGTCCTACTGTTCGAATGCCCATACTTTATATTTTCAAcgcaaaatatcttccacgggtatcaaaagtgttttgctaagtttcgaaataaaacttcaaataattgagaatttttgggaaaagagaaactgcgactcatttcgcatcagaatacgataTTGGCGGTAAAACTGTGCGCGAATTAaggaaaaacaaggataaagtgtatgaagtatgtaaatctataacatgagacgtCTACTATTCCATCTTTCCGCGAACAAACATCAAAAGGAATTTTCTTGGCCCTTATAAACCCATCATTAACAACCAGAtctaaattagtgaacttctggtcCACTGTCTAgcatgttaaatacaagaccacggaggaaattacaaaactgtaatatacacttaattaatgaaaatattttatggtatggattatacgattttttcgattaaccgtccagtccacccctttcattaccacggataatagaggttctattgtAGATGATAATGGCTTAGTAGTGTAATTATACAGTGAGGATCTTTAACAACTGTCGGTTCACATACCAGCATAACCCTCTAGCAaccacttgtatgtatgtatttatttacactgcaagtgggcaagcacccagtggcagtagtatatacaatattaacaatacacaataaaatgataaccaatacacaataaatttacaatacacaatgcaattttatacacaatacaataagaatacacaatataatttaacacaataataaaacataaataaaatacctaattttacattacaacctacataattatgtatagtccctacataagtttcaatagtctttcgctttactctcatctcactcactgtagtggcactatgacgcatttcactgacactttagcacacatttcaccgacacactataacacatttcactgacgctatagaacacatttcattgacgctataaattatcactgatcggaactattcactgcactgtaaaaccataacttcactgactcacctcgcttcactgatacaacagttcaaataagtcaaataattacacccttatgcatacttataaacagaactacatttaaactaaacatttctagtctaaggccctcttacacgctatttttaaataatttacaattcaaaccaaggaagtaactcgtcaggctaaataaatacatgtcaccttaaaaaattaaatgttaaatgtcaccttaattttaatttgcacttgaaacacaactttttaaattattcttgaaactccttaaggaaggacaggcCTCAAAGAccactgcaggtaggtcattccaatcatttatagttctatttaaaaatgagaatttacctacatccattttctgtttcctacatttgattttaaaatcatgatcgttcctaccatagtacgttggcttttctaaccgagccgttgcAACTGCTTCCATAAATTCACAGCACCAAAACACTTCACCCCTTTAAAACATAGATAAGCTTACTACATTCCTTGGAATAAACATATAGAATATATAATACAAAAACATTGTCAGGCATGAAATAGGGATATTCAAGAAACATTCTTAATTACAAATAGCtttaagaaatccggaggttcattaccgccctctcttaagcccaccatcggtccctatcctgatcaagattaatccagtctaccatcatatccctccttcctcatatccattttaatattatcctcccatctatgtctcggctccTCCAAAGGCCTCTCTCCCTCCAGCTTCCTAACTCCCATGCCCTgctcacctcaaacgtctggatttaatgttcctaattatgtcaggtgaagaatataatacatgcagttatgcgttgtataactttctccattctcctgtaacttcattcctcttagccctgaatgttttcctaagcctcttattctcaaacacccttagcctctgttcctctctcaaagtgagagtccaagtttcacaaccatacagaacaactggtaatataactgttttataaattctaactcaattctttttttaaagcagactggatgacaaaagcttctcaactgaataataataggcattttccattttattctgcatttaatttcctctcgtgtaatttatatttgttacagttgttctaaggtacttgaattttcccacctttcaaaggataaatttccaatttttatatttccatttcgtaccatgttctggtcacgaaacataatcatatactttattttgtcgagatttacttccaattcccttcatttctcgtgaaaaacaacaactgaatagactacagtggactatagtggactttatgttgtcagcaaacagctggatacattaagaagaatgattgagatttacttccaaacctattgccttacttgcttcgagtaaaattcctgtgtttttcgtaatagtttgtggattttctcctaacatattcacgtcacccacatagacaagcagctgatgaaaAACTCTTACTACTACATATAGTATAATGTCTGTATAAAACCAGTAATTACATACCACAGTGAAGTTTAAGAACACAAATCTTAAAAAGATAAAGCAATTAGAAAATCAAAGTCTCCTTTTAATTACAGAGCTGTTAAATCTAATCCACTACCTGTAATGCAACTAATAGTTCATCAGTCTGCTATTGAATATGAACTAAAAAGGATGCTATTACAGATATTCAGCCCAAAAATTGATCAGAGTATAATGATAAATGTCGTAATTCCGCgtaattttgttgaatatttttagTCATATTTGTATAATTTCGTAAAAATTCCGCGATTTTGCACTTCATGAAAACAGGTGCCTGAACTGAACATCCTCAAAGAAAATtgtatcattttttttatgatgtaTGCTGCTTGCGGTAATTGTGTccagttatttaataataataatagtttttagcTGAAAATAATGTGGTAacaaaattgttaattaatttttatcttattttcattAATCTTCAAGCATATTTTCCTTTTTGCAGAAAATCCCTAAACTCATCTCAGAGTTGGGGTTAGCATCCGATATCGTTGCAGTCCTGAATCCGGGACGCAGTGGATTGCGTAAGTAAATTTATAGTAATCTGCTTATGGTTTATTACTTGACCACCTGCATTTTTAGATGATCAAGAAAGTagctaaaattataataaattaagaaaatggtGGTTAATTTCAAgattgttactctgtaattaGCTTCAGTATATTttcgttaaataattaaaactCTTATCTTTTTTTTATACTTGATATAAAGATCTCTCTCAgataaataaaacaatagaacAGGATTTTAGCTAATAAATgttatttcttcaaataatttcTGCTATAAAATGCTATTTCTAGAAGCATTTTTGCtataagtacaaaaaaattaatgttatacTGTAATTTCACACCTGTACCAatatcatattttacattttgcagttaatttttattttcaacttaataatgttatgaaataataaaatgtaattatattaaataaaaattgtatatcaatttcgaaaatatttataCTAAGATTACATTATTCATAAACCACCACTCAGTAACTACCGATACATGTAGAATGACGTCATTTGGAAGGGAAATGCATCACAGCCCGTCCCACAGTGTAATGAAAAAACGAAACCCAGTGTCTCGAAAATAGGACAGTATTTGCAATCAACTCTCTGTGATCAAAGGAAGATAGGGGAACATTGATGGTAATCATTATGTTTATGATGTTGCAGACGCTCGAGTGGTGAAAGCCCTCTGTAGGTGTCACCAGATCAGACGCCTGGTGTACGTCTCCTGTAAGGCAGACAGCCCTAACACCGTCTCCAACTTCATACAGCTGTGCAGCGAAGGGAAGTTCTCCCTGCGTGACGTGGTGCCAGTAGACCTGTTCCCCCATACAATGCACACTGAACTCGTCATGTCTTTCAGGAGGTGATATTTATCCGTTCCAAAGGTACTTCTTTCCTTACAAATCAAAGATCAGATCCATTTGGTCGTTGATAAGAGAGTTGGGGGTGCTGAAAATTAGTGTATGCTTGCGATGTGTGTTGGTGGAAAAAGAATGCTTgtcatgaatatataataggatgtgaAACTGTGGTCAGCACCATCTAATGGACGGGGGTTCAAATAAAATGATCAGCGCCCGACATCatgggtggtgaacattagaactatgtgttgggtagactacccagagttctctatttatccataCGTTTGAGACGAACCAACGAGCTAGAAATAAGAATATAGAGTGGTGATCGTGCCGCCATCTTTGAAACTTTTGAACCTATGTCCGCCATGTTTTAACTGGTCATGGTTCTTATAGGATAATGCGGAAAGTGACTATATAGAACATGTTGCACCTtatgaatcttattttatatcgcattaACCCATATAAtccattttactaacatttctttattttaacagcGGTCAGGAAACGTTGACATCAAGTTTAAAGATGCGGATGCAAGTGGACATGGTTCCTATAGGACGAGGCTGAAAGGACTGTTTAGAATGTTGCATCTTGTGGatcttattttatattgtaataactCATAGATCCCATTTTTACCAGTGGAAAGGAAACCCCTGCAACATTTTATTATGTAGATCTTACATTGacattgaagttttaagatgtggaacaagaatACAAGTGGGCATGGTTCCTATAGGATGAGACGGAAAGGGCACTCCAGGATAGTTGCATCTtttgaatcttattttatatcgcaatAACTCGTATATCCCACTTTCTTTATTAacacttgtttatttttaatagtcgTCAGTAAACCTATCCAGCAACATTTTTTTCCATACATCCTAGCTAACTGGAGTTGACATGTTTCCTTTTTTCGAGTGTAATGAATCGTCGATAGAGTGAAATGTAAGTAATGTGCATATTCAAATGCctaaatacacttttttttttttttttttttgtaaattagtcATTTTGGCATTATGAAAATGCAGGCGAGATCGAACATGCTTTCAGTGGAAGAATCGTAAGCTTCAGTTTCGTCGGACACACATAGGCTACTTGAAGTCGTATTCATTGCAGTATGTTATGCAGACATGAATTTTGGTGGTGTTCTACTGAATTTTCCTCTGCCACAGAAGAGAAAGCTTCTTGAAACTTCGCTTCTTCGGTGGAGGCCTAGAAGTCTCTTTTCTTTTATATGAGATGGAAAATCGAATATGGTTGATATTACATtgggcaacaaacgtctcctctcGTTCACAAAATACATGTGTATAGTATCGAAATGTGCGGAACACAAAACACTATGTATTGTGGGAAACCACTTCTCtccatttgtccacacctgtggagtaacggtcagcgcatctggctgcaaaaccaggtggcctgggttcgaatctcggtcggggcaagttacctggttgaggttttttccggggttttccctcaacccaatatgagcaaatgctgggtaactttcggtgctggaccccagactcatttcactgggattatcaccttcatatcattcagacgctaaataacctagatgttgatacagcgtcgtaaaataacccaataaaataaaaatctctccAGTTGTGAAGCCCACTGCTTAGTTAACAAATCATTTTTCAGTGGGAATCTTTAAAAAGAATGAACACGTTATAGAATCTTTCTGTCAATAGGCCTCACTGTTATTACATGTATATTAATACCAAACTATGACAGACTACTTACTTAAAATAAGACATATTCTTTGTTTTGTTGCTTCGGTTGCTACAGTTATTAGAGCACTCAAGAGGCATCTTAATTACGGGATTTAAAAATCTCCACGTGCTTATACGTCTCCTGCTAAAGCGAGCTAACCAGTTAAAATACGGCAGCCGGTAGTTCAAGCTAGTACCACAAGAGTGCTGATACAGACGTGaacgccactctatattcttactTCTAACTCGTTGAGACGAACAGATGATGCTCGAGAaaacaagatggcagccagaaacttgctaatgattGGATataaagtgatactaagtgtgtgtgtgtgtgtgtatgagcaatgtatgttaaacagtgatgtttatgaacgttgtaaaaatagtgttgttgaatgtattgtaaagtaatagtaatataataaattgaactatctaagtcgtttttgcagacttttctattgcgctgtacactaaatacccaaagaatacaatcccaattatctaaccttttgctttctcttctgtctctgtctggttatattttaattgggtagtgtaaaatagatcatctcttttatcttcctattGGCTccagtaagaattttcagtggaagatgatgcgagaaataaaaatgtaaatgttttattttaaattgggttagttgagaatatcgatgagggtgggagagaAGGAATATTTTcagcatagtttaacattttcgtcactaggcgcgctgctaaatgcatggaataATTAGTTTctgttttcgctacttggtgccctgctagatgtaataagttctcttctgtccaacagatggcagcaagatcagtttctacattagcgcctctagcatgtgttacgggaaactcaataagtttcgcatcctactatatatttatccatgacaatGCCCTTAAGTTTGTGTTTAAAACTTTTATCACTCTGTATGTATGATATTTCATATTCATTGTAGTTAAAAGTATGTAAAAAATGTAGTttcagattaataaataaatcttttgGTAACTGGTTTGTTCCTACAATTTGTATGATGGCCACTTTCTATCCCTGAACAACATTCTTCTTCATTTTGGTCtcatggaagaaaaaatgagaaaagtgGTTCAAACAAGTTTtataacaatatatattttttattgtattttaatcctTACAGATATTTTATCACAGTGTCAATATGAATGATGATCTTGTCAGAACAAAGCAGTAAGcaagttataggcctaatttaaattattttagatgaAGAGGAAGATTGTGCAAAACACAGTTCTTCTGGTTTCCATGGTTACAGTTTGTTGCTTGTAACATTCTATGAACTGTACATTGCAACATTCTGCAGctaaaatataatagtacattatgcaacgagcctataatgatagtaattaagatgcgtgtatgtttatgaaactcgcttgcgctcgtttcataattttcatacgagcgtcttaattaccattataggcaagtttcatacgactttttatgctcgaccatatttctaacttgaaattatttataagtattcatgttattcttatctgactggggagcggaactgaccttgtgcaatatctcgtaaattgtgagatgtgcgcagacgcgaaagtattgattttttcctagaaacaaatgtcgacattgaccttgatataatctagagagtaaaataaagattaatctcgatataaccttgaaattgatttagacattgaaaaacgagatgacaaattgaatttatttgaatattatttacaattaacgctaattattacagtaacagaacataaccttctggatttccagcttccgtgacattttgctagttgtctttcgattgcatatccgagaataatcgatacttgtgctttcatattgctacaatgatgttttctgattggtggaacacctgaactttaatgaataggtgtactttaatgaggtccattaaaggactgctaccaggtgtataattactac
This sequence is a window from Periplaneta americana isolate PAMFEO1 chromosome 2, P.americana_PAMFEO1_priV1, whole genome shotgun sequence. Protein-coding genes within it:
- the LOC138712424 gene encoding tRNA (uracil-5-)-methyltransferase homolog B-like is translated as MAIVLFHPQSMAQEKLEEEADKIRDFFLHGPGTRCNLSSLYFQPCRHTRCTADQAPYSLLLGDSHLTEKLSGFSFCISPDSFFQVNTAAASVLYEVVLNLAHVTPRTTLLDVCCGTGTVSILASSRVRGAVGVESVHSAVADAKHNAVLNKASNVEFIPGLAEKKIPKLISELGLASDIVAVLNPGRSGLHARVVKALCRCHQIRRLVYVSCKADSPNTVSNFIQLCSEGKFSLRDVVPVDLFPHTMHTELVMSFRR